In Oncorhynchus tshawytscha isolate Ot180627B linkage group LG28, Otsh_v2.0, whole genome shotgun sequence, a genomic segment contains:
- the LOC112227156 gene encoding KN motif and ankyrin repeat domain-containing protein 1 — MTDKLNGNGPKAPENRVKGKPPPYSVETPYGFSLDLDFLKYVDDIEKGHTIKRVPIQRRSKGQRPSTLPRNLNLSGHGYQPSAWGSTGALASRSRLPNPHQGYGSWAYDGRPPASPGGYKSVAEMEASIRAFDEQPMGEHIRPNLLRASSLPLTVLLRKGSESTEDPASLRSSRDHLRGRDTSTEDIFYSLDGSSNCQSNQDFSGTMRRLNEALEHMGKLEEEVRVIPELKAQIYILQEEREMLRLGLNPKPASQTFSNRAKDHSYVTSDLKRPRKESNLFLANNDVTDDDSNQTHEWRTSTDLDELLTVTSLQAKVAMLEQRLHESSLDLQKATVLLREQQEEGRRNDERMCQMIRNTGDWGRAERVPVEQDEKQTENSSRWVLAGVHGTSIRESLNVEALSTNTVTIRTNRQNPGTQIEDLEDEQVWVSASSFMMEAQVNSLGAGQHSSKTVVHCSVREPGLAVPMENMPQEEAPPGSMDQAVAALHVKRIQCLLEQQWECLCGGTAPEGGKALEHPDPKVNSLQEEMMSLVHTLSSYYIHGSSDREVSQGVPKSIMKRNGSARMSKNLHFAGVNGGFETTPNEDLDRKSHAKEDMSALQQQPEGQPYPGEMAEKLADHGGSNHGDQKEGDPSPDQEMMEGTDPMDQTTQTAEPDKQTDSGGDVEAAEPEEQNKTDTTPEEPMEAEPDPNTDPKQDREAVEGEFIAACHFVSDHMDNMDNPNDEMRHGLVVLFQHWFRVAAEEDSLANTVSVHLREVRTATPSLLPFLVNMADDNGNTVLHYSVSHTNYPIVSLLLDTGVCEVDLQNKAGYTAVMLASLTAPDSSGDLEVVGRLMELGDVNAQASQGGQTALMLAVRHGRGLMVRLLLHGGADTNIQDCQGATALVCACERGHTHIARLLLQAAECDTSVTDRRGRTALSVAQQGSHVDITALLQAHQTHAETSV; from the exons ATGACGGACAAACTAAATG GAAATGGGCCCAAAGCCCCAGAGAATAGGGTGAAGGGGAAGCCTCCTCCGTACTCTGTGGAAACACCCTATGGCTTCAGCCTGGACCTGGACTTCCTCAAGTACGTTGACGACATCGAGAAGGGCCACACCATAAAGAGGGTCCCCATCCAGCGCCGGAGCAAGGGGCAGAGGCCCAGCACTCTCCCCAGGAACCTCAATCTCTCTGGGCATGGCTACCAGCCTAGCGCCTGGGGCTCCACTGGAGCTCTGGCCTCCAGGTCTCGCCTCCCCAACCCCCACCAAGGCTATGGCTCTTGGGCTTATGACGGCAGACCGCCAGCCTCCCCTGGAGGATACAAGTCTGTGGCAGAGATGGAAGCCAGTATCAGGGCCTTTGATGAGCAGCCCATGGGGGAGCACATCAGGCCCAATCTCCTGCGGGCCTCCAGCCTGCCTCTCACCGTCCTGCTAAGGAAAGGTTCAGAGTCAACTGAGGACCCGGCCAGTCTCCGAAGCTCCAGAGACCATCTCAGAGGAAGGGACACTTCCACGGAAGACATCTTCTACTCCCTGGACGGTTCGTCCAACTGTCAGTCCAACCAGGATTTTTCTGGAACCATGCGCCGACTCAATGAAGCCCTGGAGCACATGGGCAAGCTGGAGGAGGAGGTCCGGGTCATCCCAGAGCTCAAGGCACAGATCTACATcctgcaggaggagagggagatgctCCGTCTTGGACTGAACCCCAAACCCGCATCCCAAACTTTCTCCAACAGGGCCAAAGACCACTCTTACGTGACCTCTGACCTCAAAAGACCCAGGAAAGAGAGTAATCTCTTCCTCGCCAACAATGACGTCACCGATGACGACTCTAACCAGACACACGAATGGAGGACAAGCACAGACCTGGATGAGCTTCTCACAGTGACGTCTCTGCAGGCCAAAGTAGCCATGCTGGAGCAGAGGCTTCACGAGAGCAGCCTGGACCTCCAGAAGGCCACCGTGCTACTGAGAGAACAGCAGGAGGAGGGCCGGAGGAACGATGAGAGGATGTGCCAGATGATCAGGAACACTGGGGACTGGGGGAGAGCAGAAAGAGTCCCTGTGGAGCAAGATGAAAAACAGACTGAGAATTCTTCTCGGTGGGTCTTAGCAGGTGTGCATGGTACATCCATTAGAGAAAGCTTGAATGTAGAAGCTTTGTCGACAAACACAGTGACCATTAGAACAAATAGACAAAACCCAGGCACTCAGATTGAGGACCTAGAAGATGAACAAGTTTGGGTTTCAGCTAGCTCTTTCATGATGGAGGCCCAAGTGAACAGTCTTGGAGCTGGTCAACACAGTTCAAAAACGGTGGTCCATTGCTCTGTCAGAGAACCAGGCCTAGCAGTACCCATGGAGAACATGCCCCAGGAGGAAGCCCCCCCAGGGAGCATGGATCAAGCTGTGGCAGCCCTCCACGTAAAGAGGATCCAGTGTCTCCTGGAACAGCAGTGGGAGTGTCTGTGTGGGGGGACAGCACCAGAGGGGGGCAAGGCCCTGGAGCACCCAGACCCCAAGGTCAATTCACTGCAGGAGGAGATGATGAGTCTGGTTCATACTCTTTCCTCCTACTACATCCATGGATCCAGTGACAGAGAGGTTTCTCAAGGAG TCCCAAAATCCATCATGAAGAGAAATGGGAGTGCTCGGATGTCAAAGAACCTCCACTTTGCTGGTGTGAACGGAGG CTTTGAAACAACACCAAATGAGGACTTGGATCGTAAGAGCCATGCAAAGGAGGACATGTCAGCCCTACAGCAACAACCAGAAGGACAACCTTACCCTGGGGAGATGGCAGAGAAACTTGCAGACCATGGGGGTTCCAACCATGGAGACCAGAAAGAGGGAGACCCAAGCCCAGATCAAGAGATGATGGAAGGAACCGATCCGATGGACCAGACTACTCAAACTGCAGaaccagacaaacagacagatagtGGTGGGGATGTGGAAGCTGCAGaaccagaggaacagaacaaGACAGACACAACACCAGAGGAACCCATGGAAGCAGAACCAGATCCAAACACAGATCCCAAACAAGACAG GGAGGCTGTAGAAGGGGAGTTCATAGCAGCATGTCATTTCGTCAGCGATCACATGGATAACATGGATAACCCCAATGATGAAATG AGGCATGGCCTGGTGGTGCTGTTCCAGCATTGGTTCCGGGTGGCGGCTGAGGAGGACTCTCTGGCCAATACGGTGTCTGTGCACCTCAGAGAGGTGAGGACGGCCACGCCGTCGCTCCTCCCCTTCTTAGTTAACATGGCAGACGACAACGGCAACACAGTGCTGCACTACAGCGTGTCTCACACCAACTACCCCATTGTCAGCCTGCTACTGGACACAG GTGTTTGTGAGGTGGACCTTCAGAACAAGGCGGGGTACACAGCGGTGATGCTGGCCTCCCTGACGGCCCCGGACAGCTCTGGGGACTTGGAGGTGGTCGGCAGGCTCATGGAGCTGGGGGACGTCAATGCTCAAGCCAGCCAG ggggGTCAAACAGCTCTGATGCTAGCAGTGAGACATGGCCGGGGCCTGATGGTGCGTCTGCTGCTGCACGGCGGGGCCGACACCAACATCCAGGACTGCCAGGGGGCCACGGCCCTCGTGTGCGCCTGTGAGAGGGGCCACACACACATCGCCCGACTGCTGTTGCAAGCAGCCGAGTGTGACACCAGCGTCACTGACAGG cgTGGTCGCACGGCTCTGTCTGTAGCACAGCAGGGGTCCCACGTTGACATCACAGCCCTTCTCCAGGCCCACCAAACACACGCTGAGACGTCTGTCTGA